A part of Gouania willdenowi chromosome 2, fGouWil2.1, whole genome shotgun sequence genomic DNA contains:
- the LOC114478867 gene encoding trifunctional purine biosynthetic protein adenosine-3-like, translating into MAAPALMDQTSSSSSSAEIVLVVSNRPGVQGLKRASLAGIQTRVVDHKLYGGRAEFDATIDRVQEEFKAELVCLAGFMRILTKCNGKYLQTHTQIEKFNTLPILSKTKFPILINIDIYIDSLPQTLL; encoded by the exons atggctgctccg GCGTTGATGGACCAGACCTCCAGTTCATCCAGTTCAGCAGAGATCGTACTGGTCGTCTCCAACAGACCAGGAGTTCAGGGTCTGAAGAGGGCGTCGCTGGCAGGCATCCAGACACGG GTGGTGGACCATAAACTCTACGGGGGTCGAGCTGAGTTTGACGCCACCATCGACCGCGTACAGGAGGAGTTTAAGGCGGAGCTTGTTTGTCTGGCTGGATTCATGAGGATTCTCACGAAATGCAACGGTAAATAtttgcagacacacacacaaatagagAAGTTTAATACTTTACCGATATTGTCTAAAACTAAATTTCCAATATTAATCAATATTGATATATACATAGACTCCCTCCCTCAAACCCTACTTTAG